In methanogenic archaeon ISO4-H5, the following are encoded in one genomic region:
- a CDS encoding 5'-nucleotidase SurE produces MVGKKILVLTLILVLVTGAGIAVVQPHGNEHSESFTIIHTNDTHCFFEEQGSAGFTTVAALKQQYSQNGTTFIVDAGDFLQGNSYGTMTKGMGSVEIMNTIGYDLCVPGNHEFDYGLDIFLERIEQLDFPIICSNLVYEDTGKSVLDEYLVLERNGIRVGFFGLLTPETPVTTMAGNMGNTEVTDPVEAAERMVSLLEKEDVDSIVAVGHLGVARKGYITSDQLCSKVPGIDIFIDGHSHTEMEDGKVRDGSITLEESGTVIASTGCYLKNVGIITSGPGGISAKLYNQPTLSYDITEQEITKVKTAVDESLKEVIGHTEILLNGERSEIRNAETNLGDFIADVMRTTTDSDVALINSGSIRTSLQAGDISLKNLYDVVPFLNYTCTMDVPGSVIVEEMEFSLNLMGATKGGFLQFSGMTVTYDINAEPGSRVVSITVGGEELDPDATYRLATTDFVITGGDGNVYLQDYPNQIQSGVDSMLIGYISDVGTITGSMITGNRLVPVAAP; encoded by the coding sequence ATGGTCGGGAAGAAGATCCTGGTTCTGACACTCATCCTTGTCCTTGTCACCGGTGCGGGGATCGCCGTGGTCCAGCCCCACGGGAACGAGCATTCAGAGTCGTTCACCATCATCCACACGAACGACACCCACTGCTTCTTCGAGGAACAGGGGAGCGCAGGGTTCACCACCGTCGCCGCACTGAAACAGCAGTACTCTCAGAACGGGACGACCTTCATCGTTGATGCGGGGGACTTCCTCCAGGGGAACTCGTACGGTACCATGACCAAGGGCATGGGTTCCGTCGAGATCATGAACACGATCGGATACGACCTGTGCGTTCCCGGGAACCATGAATTCGATTACGGCCTGGACATCTTCCTGGAAAGGATCGAACAGCTGGATTTCCCGATTATATGTTCCAATCTGGTTTATGAAGACACCGGCAAGAGCGTACTTGACGAATACCTGGTCCTGGAGAGGAACGGCATCAGGGTCGGATTCTTCGGACTCCTCACCCCGGAGACCCCCGTGACGACCATGGCGGGCAACATGGGCAACACCGAGGTCACGGACCCGGTGGAGGCCGCGGAACGCATGGTTTCCCTGCTGGAGAAGGAGGACGTCGACAGTATCGTAGCGGTGGGACACCTCGGCGTCGCCCGCAAGGGCTACATCACCTCCGACCAGCTGTGCAGCAAAGTGCCAGGCATCGATATTTTCATAGACGGGCACAGCCACACCGAGATGGAGGACGGCAAGGTGAGGGACGGCAGCATAACCCTCGAAGAGAGCGGCACCGTCATCGCCAGCACGGGCTGCTACCTCAAGAACGTAGGCATCATCACCTCCGGTCCCGGAGGCATCTCCGCCAAGCTCTACAACCAGCCGACCCTCTCCTATGACATAACGGAACAGGAGATCACCAAGGTCAAGACCGCCGTGGACGAGAGTCTGAAGGAGGTGATCGGGCACACCGAGATCCTCCTGAACGGCGAACGTTCCGAGATAAGGAACGCGGAGACCAACCTGGGGGATTTCATAGCCGATGTGATGCGCACCACCACCGATTCCGATGTCGCCCTCATCAATTCCGGCAGCATACGCACCTCCCTGCAGGCCGGAGACATCTCCCTCAAGAACCTGTACGATGTGGTCCCGTTCCTGAACTACACCTGCACCATGGATGTCCCGGGTTCGGTGATCGTGGAGGAGATGGAGTTCTCCCTCAATCTCATGGGCGCCACCAAAGGGGGATTCCTGCAGTTCTCGGGAATGACGGTCACCTACGACATAAATGCAGAGCCCGGCAGCAGGGTCGTCTCCATCACGGTCGGCGGCGAGGAGCTGGATCCGGATGCCACCTACAGGCTGGCGACCACCGATTTCGTTATCACGGGAGGGGACGGGAACGTGTACCTGCAGGACTATCCGAACCAGATCCAGAGCGGGGTAGATTCGATGCTTATAGGTTACATCTCGGATGTGGGCACCATCACTGGATCCATGATCACCGGGAACAGACTGGTCCCGGTGGCCGCTCCCTGA
- a CDS encoding GNAT family acetyltransferase: protein MEMVPMGAGDLDRVSDFLWKCWSEVYLGMATNGIDGIRAEHRQWLEDGTYLNAVAEGMLYYMYVEDGKDVGLIGFRAEPSGRLFLDKLYVIEGLRGKGLGHRAMEFAIRYGREHGCDRIYLHVNTMNTQAIVFYRSFGLSEVSSSRVMHAGTEYGLTVMEGRI, encoded by the coding sequence ATGGAAATGGTGCCGATGGGGGCCGGGGATCTGGACCGTGTGTCCGATTTTCTGTGGAAGTGCTGGTCCGAGGTGTACCTCGGCATGGCCACCAACGGCATCGACGGCATCCGTGCCGAGCACCGGCAGTGGCTGGAGGACGGGACCTATCTGAACGCCGTCGCCGAGGGAATGCTCTATTACATGTATGTGGAGGACGGGAAGGACGTGGGCCTCATAGGGTTCAGGGCAGAACCGTCTGGAAGGCTGTTCCTGGACAAGCTCTACGTTATCGAGGGCCTGCGCGGGAAGGGACTGGGCCACCGGGCGATGGAATTCGCAATCCGGTACGGCCGGGAGCACGGATGCGACAGGATATACCTCCATGTGAACACCATGAACACGCAGGCTATAGTGTTCTACCGTTCTTTCGGGCTGTCAGAAGTATCGTCATCCCGCGTGATGCATGCGGGGACCGAGTATGGACTCACCGTGATGGAAGGACGTATCTGA